Proteins from a genomic interval of Fusarium oxysporum Fo47 chromosome I, complete sequence:
- a CDS encoding pyridoxal phosphate-dependent transferase yields MSLVQHSESEAASPVPIIETDDQGRPVKTSTNGYFPSNGQHLPSSANGAVTPSFIDNMSHLSVVRARDDSDAASVRSTSSRTSRKPQMQLASYQDEFTTSVYGSRFAGMDLPRHHMPENEMPRDIAYRMIKDDLSLDNNPMLNLASFVTTYMEDEAEKLMAESFSKNFIDYEEYPQSADIQNRCVNMIGDLFHAPPGESVGTSTVGSSEAIMLAVLAMKKRWKNRRQAEGKSTEHPNIVMSSAVQVCWEKATRYFEIDEKLVYCTPDRFVMDPDEAVDLCDENTIGMCAILGTTYTGEYEDIKAINDLLVERNLDVPIHVDAASGGFVAPFVVPDLEWDFRCEKVVSINVSGHKYGLVYPGVGWVIWRSPEYLPQELVFNINYLGADQSSFTLNFSKGASQVIGQYYQLIRLGKHGYRAIMSNLTRTADYLTETLENLGFVIMSERSGAGLPLVAFRFKTVEEGGDPDRHYDEFALAHHLRSRGWVVPAYTMAPNSGVKMLRVVVREDFTKSRCDQLICDVKLCHGLLKETDQESIKKREEYIRNHISAMGRGKHSHPVYKDESHSLQGKTGKTHAIC; encoded by the exons ATGAGTCTCGTACAACATTCAGAAAGTGAGGCTGCCTCACCTGTTCCCATCATCGAGACAGACGACCAAGGAAGACCTGTAAAGACAAGTACAAACGGTTATTTCCCCTCCAACGGCCaacatcttccttcttctgccaACGGAGCTGTTACTCCTTCGTTCATCGACAACATGTCTCACCTCTCCGTTGTCCGTGCCAGAGACGACTCTGACGCTGCGTCTGTTCGCTCCACGAGCTCTCGCACCTCGAGAAAGCCTCAGATGCAGCTTGCGAGCTACCAGGATGAGTTCACCACCAGCGTTTACGGCTCTCGCTTTGCGGGCATGGACCTCCCCAGGCATCATATGCCAGAGAACGAGATGCCCCGCGACATTGCCTATCGCATGATCAAGGATGATCTGAGTCTCGACAACAACCCCATGCTCAA CTTGGCATCCTTTGTCACTACTTACATG GAAGATGAGGCCGAAAAACTCATGGCGGAGTCCTTCtccaagaacttcatcgatTACGAGGAGTACCCTCAATCCGCCGATATTCAGAACCGCTGTGTCAACATGATCGGTGATCTCTTCCACGCGCCTCCTGGAGAATCAGTCGGTACATCTACTGTTGGTTCATCAGAAGCCATCATGCTTGCTGTCTTGGCCATGAAGAAGCGCTGGAAGAACCGCAGACAGGCTGAGGGCAAGAGCACGGAGCACCCCAACATCGTCATGTCCTCTGCTGTGCAGGTCTGTTGGGAAAAGGCTACTCGATATTTCGAGATTGACGAGAAGCTCGTCTACTGCACTCCTGATCGATTCGTCATGGATCctgatgaggctgttgatCTGTGCGACGAGAACACCATTGGCATGTGCGCTATTCTCGGAACTACTTACACTGGCGAGTATGAGGatatcaaggccatcaacgATCTCCTCGTCGAGCGGAATCTCGATGTGCCCATCCACGTCGATGCTGCCAGTGGCGGTTTCGTCGCGCCCTTCGTGGTCCCTGACCTAGAATGGGATTTCCGATGTGAAAAGGTCGTCTCTATCAATGTTTCAGGTCACAAGTACGGTCTTGTGTATCCTGGTGTTGGTTGGGTCATCTGGCGATCTCCCGAGTATCTCCCTCAAGAGCtcgtcttcaacatcaactacCTCGGAGCCGATCAATCCTCTTTCACTCTTAACTTCTCCAAGGGTGCATCACAGGTCATTGGTCAGTACTACCAGCTCATCCGTCTCGGCAAGCATGGCTACCGTGCTATCATGAGCAACCTCACCCGTACTGCCGATTACCTCACAGAAACCCTTGAGAACTTGGGTTTCGTCATCATGTCAGAACGATCTGGAGCTGGTCTCCCCCTCGTTGCCTTCCGCTTCAAAACTGTTGAAGAGGGCGGTGATCCTGATCGCCACTACGATGAGTTTGCTCTCGCTCACCACCTCCGTTCTCGAGGTTGGGTCGTCCCCGCTTACACCATGGCTCCCAACTCTGGTGTCAAGATGTTGCGTGTTGTTGTCCGAGAGGACTTCACAAAGAGTCGATGTGACCAGCTCATCTGCGATGTCAAGCTGTGCCACGGTCTTCTCAAGGAAACAGATCAGGAGTCCATCAAGAAGCGTGAGGAGTACATCAGGAATCACATTTCTGCCATGGGTCGTGGAAAGCATTCCCACCCTGTTTACAAG GACGAGTCACATTCTCTCCAGGGCAAGACTGGCAAGACACATGCTATTTGCTAG
- a CDS encoding pyridoxal phosphate-dependent transferase, whose product MALRLPLRARLASCAAVARPRIVRRGFASLPNADVASDSKSAAIVNEYAPYMVATYARPPPVFVRGKGSWLWDAEDRKFLDFTAGIAVNGLGHCDPEFTRILKDQAQTLVHASNLYYNPWTGALSKLLVEKTLESGAMHNAASVFVCNSGSEANEAAIKFARKAGKVVDPSGEKVEIVSFNNGFHGRTMGSLSATPNPKYQKPFSPMVPGFKTGNYNDVAGINDLVTEKTCGVIVEPIQGEGGVTPATEEFLVALAKRCREVGAVLIYDEIQSGLGRTGSLWAHGNLPKEAHPDILTTAKALGNGFPIGAVLVTQDVSDKMKVGDHGTTFGGNPLACRLAHYIVGRLSDKQLQADVRAKSEIFKKRFAKLQSQYPDLVTEVRGRGLILGLQLSEDPTAIIKAARERGLLIISAGINTLRFVPSLTVTDEEINQGLDIVEAAIAATR is encoded by the exons ATGGCTCTGCGACTCCCCCTCCGAGCTCGATTGGCATCCTGCGCTGCCGTTGCCCGTCCTCGGATCGTCCGCCGAGGTTTCGCTTCGCTACCAAATGCCGATGTCGCGTCCGATTCCAAGAGCGCTGCCATTGTGAACGAGTATGCGCCTTATATGGTCGCCACATATGCTCGTCCTCCGCCTGTGTTTGTCAGGGGAAAGGGTTCGTGGTTGTGGGATGCTGAGGATCGAAAGTTCTTGGACTTTACAGCTGGTATTGCTGTGAATGGCCTCGGCCATTGCGATCCTGAGTTTACTCGAATCCTGAAGGACCAG GCCCAAACTCTCGTTCACGCTTCCAACCTCTACTACAACCCATGGACGGGCGCCCTCTCCAAACTTCTCGTCGAAAAAACCCTTGAGTCAGGTGCCATGCACAATGCCGCATCAGTCTTCGTCTGCAACTCCGGTTCCGAAGCCAACGAAGCCGCTATCAAGTTTGCCCGCAAAGCCGGAAAGGTCGTCGATCCCTCAGGCGAGAAAGTCGAGATCGTCTCGTTCAACAATGGTTTCCACGGCCGAACCATGGGCAGCTTGTCCGCGACACCGAACCCCAAGTACCAGAAGCCCTTTTCGCCCATGGTCCCTGGCTTCAAGACGGGAAATTACAACGATGTTGCTGGTATCAATGATTTGGTCACTGAGAAGACATGTGGTGTTATTGTTGAGCCTATTCAGGGTGAGGGTGGTGTTACTCCTGCGACTGAGGAGTTCCTTGTTGCGCTTGCGAAGCGATGTCGTGAGGTCGGTGCTGTTCTTATCTATGATGAGATTCAGTCTGGTCTCGGCCGAACAGGAAGTCTCTGGGCTCACGGTAACTTGCCTAAGGAGGCTCATCCTGATATCCTCACAACAGCCAAGGCTCTCGGAAACGGATTCCCTATTGGCGCTGTGCTTGTGACGCAGGATGTCTCTGATAAGATGAAGGTCGGTGACCACGGTACTACTTTTGGCGGAAACCCTCTAGCCTGCCGTCTGGCGCACTACATCGTTGGTCGTCTCTCCGACAAGCAACTCCAAGCCGACGTTCGCGCCAAGTccgagatcttcaagaagcGCTTTGCCAAGCTCCAGAGCCAATATCCCGATCTTGTCACCGAGGTCCGTGGACGAGGTCTGATCCTGGGTCTGCAGTTGTCTGAGGATCCTACAGCCATTATCAAGGCTGCCCGTGAGCGGGGACTGCTCATCATTAGTGCGGGCATCAACACATTGCGATTTGTGCCGAGCTTGACTGTTACAGATGAGGAGATTAACCAGGGATTGGATATTGTGGAGGCTGCTATTGCTGCTACTCGATAA
- a CDS encoding cytochrome P450 — MPSTLQTQALSSLAINLIPTFILFSVAVYVLPVLTRRLLQFLSSPSSFKEKPFTNDTTSISNLPRLSGVVPWLGHLFGLTIDSTRYINRLIKSTTAPIFTINIPFARITVCHPSMDRVLSRHVNDTGLAQVLVYVGPRIFGLKEETIKAVFGYNPQPLHKQKFGHAENIVSLNQRSSNNIRDRVMRMPETNEVLVGRWVFELAVSATASAVWGVANPWSMDQDFSNEFMKLSETFDTLGRPFAWLTANSAWNSRKYLLTRLREFHLEHREARVKTTAHSINVVAHSDPNWETNPDYYHIEMVSALGLLATTSTLAVWLTRHLLTDPELMKIILNEVQQLKHVEGEDKPRLDFANVRTECPWLMASWYETLRLHMTGVARIARHDFMLNLPDSDPIAVPQGEIFMLPMCASNLDVDNWGPDAAVFKASRFIDEAGEVSGSAVRKVRAFGVAGNMCPGRVFGTDIVFSVVATMLRTFDIEAAPGEGFRVPTLRGGFNVGFERYGDDVKVVLRKKGVA, encoded by the exons ATGCCTTCCACCCTCCAAACTCAGGCTCTATCCTCCCTcgccatcaacctcatccccACCTTTATACTCTTCTCCGTGGCTGTCTACGTTCTTCCAGTCCTAACTCGTAGACTTTTACAATTcctctcatctccaagctcCTTCAAGGAGAAGCCATTCACTAATGACACCACTTCTATCTCCAATCTCCCCCGTCTCTCCGGCGTTGTCCCCTGGTTGGGCCATCTCTTTGGCCTTACAATCGACAGCACTCGCTACATCAATCGTCTGATCAAATCCACCACTGCACCAATcttcaccatcaacatcccaTTTGCACGAATCACCGTATGTCATCCCAGCATGGATCGAGTTCTCTCTCGTCACGTCAATGACACTGGTCTTGCTCAAGTTCTTGTCTACGTTGGTCCCCGCATCTTTGGTCTCAAGGAGGAGACCATCAAGGCTGTCTTCGGCTACAACCCTCAGCCTCTGCACAAGCAAAAGTTTGGACACGCCGAGAACATTGTATCCCTCAATCAACGCTCTAGCAACAACATCAGGGACCGCGTGATGAGGATGCCCGAGACGAATGAAGTTCTTGTTGGACGTTGGGTGTTTGAGTTGGCTGTCTCTGCTACAGCGAGTGCAGTCTGGGGAGTTGCCAACCCCTGGAGTATGGATCAGGACTTTTCCAATGAGTTCAT GAAACTCAGCGAGACATTCGATACTCTTGGGCGGCCCTTCGCTTGGCTTACAGCAAACTCAGCCTGGAACTCTCGCAAATACCTCCTTACCAGACTCCGCGAATTCCATCTCGAGCACCGCGAAGCTCGTGTTAAAACCACCGCCCACAGTATCAACGTCGTGGCTCACAGTGATCCCAACTGGGAGACCAACCCAGACTACTACCATATTGAAATGGTCTCAGCTCTAGGCCTTCTCGCAACCACTAGCACTCTTGCAGTCTGGCTTACACGCCACTTGTTGACGGACCcagagttgatgaagatcatTCTCAATGAGGTTCAGCAACTCAAAcatgttgaaggagaagacaaGCCACGACTGGACTTTGCCAATGTCCGCACTGAGTGCCCCTGGCTGATGGCATCTTGGTACGAGACACTCCGCCTTCACATGACAGGAGTCGCTCGAATCGCTCGCCATGATTTCATGCTGAACCTCCCCGACTCGGATCCCATTGCCGTTCCTCAAGGAGAGATTTTCATGCTTCCAATGTGTGCATCCAACTTGGACGTCGACAACTGGGGACCTGATGCCGCGGTATTCAAAGCTTCGCGCTTCATCGACGAAGCGGGCGAAGTCTCTGGAAGTGCCGTTCGCAAGGTCAGAGCTTTTGGAGTTGCCGGGAATATGTGTCCTGGTCGCGTGTTTGGTACCGATATCGTCTTCTCTGTTGTTGCCACTATGCTTCGTACCTTTGACATTGAAGCTGCTCCTGGTGAGGGGTTCAGAGTGCCGACTCTACGTGGAGGATTCAATGTTGGATTTGAGAGATACGGAGATGATGTCAAGGTGGTTCTCAGAAAGAAAGGCGTCGCTTAA
- a CDS encoding GPR1/FUN34/yaaH family-domain-containing protein, producing the protein MAATTEHSEQFNEKHDGLNGFDPEAQRLESLNRLRTAQSVQMSPELFEKLYLSPMNQVKGDLRQTFGNPTPIALVGFLLAFTPLTCDLMGWRGAGGSGAASNAVYVFMGGLLMIIGGILEWVLGNSFPACVFCSFGGFWFSYGGTLIPAFAAYASYAPADATSAAEGLATRGFNASLAFWLLFMGVLSFIFLICAFRTNVVFVMIFFSLTFCFLMITAAFWALADDFTGNAKLAQKLLVAGGAFGFVTCMSGWYILIAVLFAIVDFPIQIPVGDLSTVIKGHSEKARRA; encoded by the exons ATGGCCGCTACCACCGAGCACAGCGAGCAATTCAACGAGAAGCATGATGGCCTCAATGGCTTTGATCCTGAGGCTCAGCGCCTGGAGAGCTTGAACAGGTTGCGAACTGCTCAGAGTGTTCAGATGAGCCCTGAgttgtttgagaagctttACCTTTCGCCTATGAACCAGGTCAAGGGAGATCTTCGACAGACATTTGGAAACCCTACACCTAT TGCTCTGGTTGGTTTCCTCCTCGCTTTCACACCCCTGACTTGCGATCTCATGGGCTGGCGAGGCGCTGGTGGCAGTGGTGCTGCCTCAAA CGCCGTCTACGTCTTCATGGGCGGTCTTCTCATGATCATCGGTGGTATTCTCGAATGGGTTCTCGGCAACAGTTTCCCAGCCTGCGTCTTCTGCTCTTTCGGTGGTTTCTGGTTCTCTTACGGTGGCACTCTCATCCCTGCCTTTGCTGCCTACGCCTCATATGCTCCCGCCGATGCCACATCCGCTGCTGAAGGTCTTGCTACTCGAGGTTTCAACGCCAGTCTTG CTTTCTGGCTGCTCTTCATGGGTGTCTtgtccttcatcttcctcatctgcGCTTTCCGAACCAACGTTGTCTTCgtcatgatcttcttcagcttgaccttctgcttcttgatgatcACTGCTGCTTTCTGGGCTCTGGCCGATGACTTCACTGGAAACGCAAAGCTCGCACAAAAGCTCCTCGTG GCTGGTGGTGCCTTTGGGTTCGTAACATGCATGTCGGGCTGGTACATCCTCATCGCTGTCCTCTTCGCCATCGTCGATTTCCCCATCCAAATCCCCGTTGGCGACTTGTCCACTGTCATCAAGGGACACAGCGAGAAGGCTCGTCGTGCTTAA